In Choloepus didactylus isolate mChoDid1 chromosome 18, mChoDid1.pri, whole genome shotgun sequence, a single genomic region encodes these proteins:
- the LOC119513905 gene encoding protein tyrosine phosphatase type IVA 2, translated as MNRPAPVEISYENMRFLITHNPTNATLNKFTEELKKYGVTTLVRVCDATYDKAPVEKEGIHVLDWPFDDGAPPPNQIVDDWLNLLKTKFREEPGCCVAVHCVAGLGRAPVLVALALIECGMKYEDAVQFIRQKRRGAFNSKQLLYLEKYRPKMRLRFRDTNGHCCVQ; from the coding sequence ATGAACCGCCCAGCACCTGTGGAGATCTCCTATGAGAACATGCGTTTTCTGATAACTCACAACCCTACCAATGCTACCCTCAACAAGTTCACAGAGGAACTTAAGAAGTATGGAGTAACAACTTTGGTTCGAGTTTGTGATGCTACATATGATAAAGCTCCAGTTGAAAAAGAAGGAATCCATGTTCTTGATTGGCCATTTGATGATGGAGCTCCACCTCCTAATCAGATAGTAGATGATTGGCTAAACCTATTAAAAACTAAATTTCGTGAAGAGCCAGGTTGCTGTGTGGCTGTGCATTGTGTTGCAGGATTGGGAAGAGCACCTGTGCTGGTTGCACTTGCTTTGATCGAATGTGGAATGAAGTATGAAGATGCAGTTCAGTTTATAAGACAAAAAAGAAGGGGAGCATTCAATTCCAAACAGCTGCTTTACCTGGAGAAATACCGACCTAAGATGCGATTACGCTTTAGAGATACCAATGGGCATTGCTGTGTTCAGTAG